The following DNA comes from Verrucomicrobiota bacterium.
AGATTCGGGTCTGCCACGAGCAGTTCACGCCGGCCATCATCCCGCAGGTAATAAACGCCAAAGCGCGGCCAGAAAGGAATCCCCCGCTCCTTGCGCCAGCCCAGCGGATCGTAGGCAACCAGGAATTCATTTTCGTTGAGCGGATATGGGTATTGTAACAATTCGCCATGCTGACCGTAGGCATCCACTTTTTCCGCCTTGGTCTCGCGCACCGGGGCGATCAATTGCACCCCCTGATTTTCCTGACGCCCCTTAGCCGGATCAATCACGATCAATTTGCCGGTCTGCCGCGAATGATGCCCGGTGGCAATCGCCACCACCTTCTGCGTTCCGGGAATGCTCCGGGCATGCAGAATGGTGGTGGGAAACCAGGAATTGCCGCCGTAAAACTCTGTCTGCCCCGTGCCATCGGGCATCATCTGGAGCAACGGCTGCGGGTAAATCTGCGAGCGGTCGTTGTACTCCCAACGCGTGTAGAGGATCCGCCCATCCTCGGTCACGGTGGGATAGTTATCATGGACCTGATCGAAAGTGATTCGCCGGATCCGCTTGCCATCCTTGTCGCATCGATACAGGTTGCTCACCTCCGTCCAAAAACAATCCACCGTCTGCACGCAACGGGTGGAATTAAACAGGATGTCCCCATCGGGCAGATACACACCTTCGTAATCCGCCATCCCCAACCCGGACGTCAGTTGCCGGACTCGACGCGTGGACACCTCCATTTCATAAAGATGATAATCGTCCTGCCGATCCGACTTTTTCCACGCAAACAAAATCCGCTGCCCGTCATAGGAAACATCCGGATCGCGAATAATCCCCGTTTTATCTTCCAGCAGCACTTCCACCCGATCCACACCTTGATCGCGGGTGAACAGGCACAACGCGGAACCCGGATCGAAATGGCGCTCCGCCTGGGCATCGGACTGACCTTCGGTGTACGCGTAATGCGATCCGCCCATGTTACAGTGTTTGGTGAAGACCATCTGGAACGGCTTTGCGCCCAGCGCCTGCAAGCGCGCCTTGCGCCGCACTTCGCACGCATCCAGGTACCGGGCCAGCAGGCGGCGCAGATCCTTTTCGGCAACCGCAGATTTGGCGGAAGGCGACAGTTCTTTTTCCACCCGTTCCACCATGGATTGCACCACATCAATCTCCGGCCTCACCAACCAGAGCCAGGCCTCTGGCTGATAATCCTGCTGCATCCAATCACAATACAGCGGATGCGTCTTTTGCAGTTCCTCCCAAAGATTCGTAGCTTTGGCTGGCGCGGTCTGTGCCGTTTGCGAGGCTGCCAGAAGTTTATTGATCCAGACCGCATGAGCATCCTGCGCCGCCAATGGTATGGCCATGGCCAAGCCAATCGCCAGGGCGACCACCAACATCCCCATTTGATCCCATTTTTGCCGAATATGTATCATGTTTTGTTACGAGAAAACCCCGCGCCAATCTTTGACGCATTAAGCTAAAGTGAAATTCAGTCCGAACAAAGCATAAATCCGGCTGGACCATCTAAGCGCTTGATTTCAGCCCGGTCCCAGACCATCCAACCCTATCCGCGGAGTTCATTGCTGGGGCGCGAAATGGGTAAGGCAACCCGGAAGGTCGTGCCTTGACCTTCCTGGCTCACCAAGTGAAGCGCTCCACCGTGCCTTCCTTCCACGATTTCCTTACAGGAAGCGAGTCCCAGCCCATGTCCGTGGGGTTTGGTGGTAAATTGGGGCAGAAAGACTTTATCCTTGATCGTCTCGGGAATGCCGCAGCCCTGGTCCGTCACGGCGATGGACGCCCTTTCGCGATCGGCGGAGAGTCGGATGACGATGGGACTGCCGGTTTGGCTTGCCTGACCGGCGTTGATTACCAGATTGGTCATGACCCGGCTAATGCCAACCCGGTCAAACGGGATATCGGGAATGGCGCCCACACTTTCAACGACAATGGGCTTGCCTTTGACATCCGGATGATGGCTTAGCGTGTCGCGAACGTCCTCGACCAAGGCGTGGAGGGAATTGATCCCGCATTCTTTACAGTACCGTAGGCCCTTGGCATTGGCCAGTGCCTCCTCCGACATGCTGGCAAGGTCGCTCCGGACCTGTTGGAGCAGGGTGAGGGTCCGCCGTGCCTCCGCTGGCAGGGCAGCGTCATCGAGGAAGTCCAGGAGGACAAAGGCCGACATCCGATCACGCATGTCGTGGATTAGAATATTGGCCTTTTCGTACTCTCGGGCAAGCTGTTCGGTGTCCCGGCGGATGCGGCGACTCAAGGTCTGCAGCATCTTGACCAGCGCGTGGGGATTCGAGAGCAGATAATCGTGGAAGCTGGTGCCGGAGAGCCGCAGCAACCGTACTGGCGTCGCGCTTACGACGGTGGCGGACCGTGGCAAGTTTTCGATGAGCGCCATCTCACCGATGTAGTCAATCGGGTTGAGGACCGTGATAAAGCGATTGTGTTTCGTGATGTTCAACTCGCCCTTCAACAGGATGAACATATCTTCGCCGGCATCGCCTTCAGCGTAAATGACGGCGTGGGCCGGGAATTCAACCTGCTCAAGAGTCTTCGCCAGCGACAGCAGGGTCTCGGTCCGCTCCTCGCTGAAGAGATCAATTTGGGCCAGATATGGCAGAAATTGAGTTTCCGGGCATGGGGTGCTCGCTACCCGGCGCTGGGTAGATAAGGAACGCTGTTTTTTCCTTTCAATCATTAGGGCAGGATATTCGTTCCCGGGAAAGAAGTCGAGTGCGAAATGAAGCACCCAATGCAACGGTTTGCATGGTGGCATGGTGCAGAAAGCGCCGATTCAAGTTGCGGTGAACGTTACCCACGAACGTCCCACCGTTACAAGGGTACCGCGCGGAACCCAAAAAACAAACTTCTAACTATGGGAACAATGGGCGTACCATCAATCTGCATGAACAATCTGGAAACAACAACCAGCAGAGGGAACCGGCAGTGGCAACTGATGCAGCGATGGCTTACCACCGCCGTTTGCCTGCTCGCCTTTTCAGCCGGAGCCGCCGGGACGCCGGCCACGCTCCCCTTCATTATCAACTCCGACGAGGCTTCTGGCATCTATCCGTCGGATCGCGATATTGTCTTCACGGTGAAGCCCGGGGAAGGCAAGACACCCGCCGATCTTGAAGCGGCCCTCGTGAAGATCGTTTTCAATGGCGTTGAAGAGTTCAAAGCCGAGAAATCGCTGGCCGCAGACGCCATCACGCTGCGTGTCAAGCCGGGCCAGCCCGGCTCTTACCGCTGTGATGTCTCCCAGCCGGTTGCCGGAACCAAATCCGCAGTCGTCTCCGCTGGCGCAGTTGTCACTCCCGCCAAGATCGCCCCGGCCATCCCGGAGCCTGCGGATTTCGATGCTTTCTGGCAGACCAGAAAAGATGCGCTAAAAACAAAACCGCTCAGTTTTGAATTAAAGCCGCTATCCGATGATCAGCGCAAGCATGTCACTCGGTTGGCGGAGGCTGGCTACGAGTGCTTCGATCTGAGCATTGAGGTCCCGATTCCGGGCATCCGTCCGGTAAGAGGCTATTTCGCCAGGCCTAAAAACGTCCCGGCGGGCGGCTGTCCGGCATTGCTCTACCTTCGGGCCGCTGGCGTTTCCGGCGCGTGGTGTGTCGCGAATCCCTGGGAAGCGATGAACCGCGCCAAGGAGCATGGGGTCATGGTGCTTGACATCAACGCTCACGGCATTCCCAACGACCTCACCAAGGAAGCCTATCAGCAGCTCGAAAAGGGAGAACTGCTGGATTATAAATTCCAGGCCAGGACCAATAAAAACACCTTCTATTTCGTGGGCATGTACCTTCGACTGCTGCGCAGTGTGGACTTTCTTTGTGCCCAGAAAGAATGGGATGGCCGCCATCTCATCGCCATGGGCGGCAGCCAGGGCGGCGGACAAGCCTTGGCGGCTGCCGGGCTCGATGACCGCGTCTCCGCCGTGAGTGCCGTCGTTCCCGCAATGTGCGATTTATCCGGCATCCTCGTAAAGCGCACTTCCGGCTGGCCGAATCCAGTCGGTTTCTCCGCGCCAAAAGACCAGCCGGAGGTCTCCGCAGCGGTCAGTTACTGTGACAATGTCAACCTCGCCTCCCGTTCAAAAGCCGAGACCCAAATCTTCGTGGGCCTGATAGATACCACCTGCCCACCTCAGGGCGTGTTCGCCGCCTATAACAATCTCCGCACCGTGAAATCCATCCTTGCCTATCCTCACATGGGACACACCAGCGTGCCCAAAGAAGATTTATGGATCGGCGACACTCCCGTAATGCAAAATAATTTTATCAAACGGCACCTCGAACAACACTGAAATCCCGGTCCACTACCGCCGTTCCCATACGCCTCATTTCCATTGGGAACCGCCGCAGAGAACGGCATGGCTGGCAGGGCGGCGCGATTGATCATTATGCGCCATGCAAATAGTTGGCACTTCGCCTGCTATTGGTTGCCGTCTGATATACAAATTCCTGCACCCAGGATACATCCAACCCTGCCATCCGAAATCGCTGTTCCCGCATTCCGCCGCTTGACGCGGGCGGGGTATCCCATTATTGTCGCCAACGAAATTGTACCACGCGTGTAACTCAGGCTGCCTTGGGTGGGGTTGTCCAGGGTTTCGTGGGACGGTCATAAACCAACGTAGTGTTTAGCAGAAAGTCATATTATGGACACGGTAACGTATCTTAAACTGAGTGCGATGATGTTCATGCAGTTCGCCGTCTGGGGCGCGTGGATGCCTGTATTGGCGGCGCGGTTGATGGGCCCCATGAAACTGACCGGCAGCCAGACCGGATGGATTTACGCCACGTTGCCGCTGGCCAGCATGATTTCCCCGCTCATCGCCGGACCGCTGGCCGATAAGTACGTGGATACCGGGATGATCATGGCTTTCTGCCACGCGGTGGGCGCGGTCTTATTGTTCATCGCCGCGCGAACCACCACGTTCAAGCCCATGTTCCTGGTGATGCTGGCGTACTCGATGCTCTACGGTGCCACACTACCGCTGGTCAACTCCCTCATGTTCACCCACCTGACCGACCCGGACAATCAATCGCCGGGCATCTTCATCTGGGCACCAGTGGCCTGGGCCATGATCGGCTGGGTGCTTTCCGGCTGGCGCAACTTGCGCAAGAGTGAGAACGACGGCAGCGACTGTCTAAAGCTGGCCGCGTGTTTGTCCGTGGTGATGACGCTGATCTGCTTGGTCCAACCGGCCACACCACCCAAGGGCGGCGCGGGCGTGCCGATCCTAAAGGCGCTTTCCATGTTGTCGGAACCGAAGTTCCTGGTGTTCATTCTGGTCTCCGTGGTGGTGGCCGGCACAATGCAGTTCTACTTCCTGGGCACCGCCCGGTATCTGACTGATATGGGCGCTTCGGGCAAGAATGTTCCGGCTATCATGGGCATCGCCCAGGCTGCGCAGGCGGTCGCCACCCTGGTGGCCCTTGGCGCGCTGCTTAAGGCGGTTGGCCCGAAGTGGACCATCACCATCGGTGCGATTAGCTGGATGACTTTGTACCTCGTGTATGTCATGAAGTTGCCGAAATCAATCATCGTGAGCGCGCAGGTTTTCCACGGTCTGGCCTATGTGTTTTTCATCATTGGCGGCGTAATCTATGTGAACATGGTTGCCCCCAAGGAAATCGTGAATTCGGCGCAAGGGTTGCTCGCGCAGGTCACCACGGGTATCGGCCTGTTCTTGGGCACGCAGTTGGCCGGAATTTCGATGGATCGCTTCGCCACCAACGGCCAGGTCAATTGGAGCAAAGTATTCATGGTGCCCCTGATTTGCACCGCCGCCGGAGTGGTGGCCTTGATCCTGGCGTTTTAGCCTGAGCGTGTTTTATCGTTCGCGCAGGGCGATCTGTTTGTGTTTGAACGAGGCGCCCAGATGTTCTTGAAACATCCGTGCCAGATGGCGGGTGCTGCAACCACACACGGCGGCCAAGTCTTCGGTCGTGCATTCCAGGAACTGGGCCACGGACATTTGGGCGATCAGGCGAAGAAAACGATCCACAGCCTGACCGCCGCCATTGAACTCCACTGGCATGGGCGGCAGTTCCCCGGCGAACAGCGAAGCAAATACGGCCAGCAACTGTCCGCGCGTGGCCATGGCCGGTTGCGTTGGCACCAGTTCGCACACGCGCGCCAGTTGCGCCGATACGGGATGATCGGCGTTCAAAATCAGCTCCCGATATTTTAATTGAGTGGCGGAGGCTTCAAGAAGATGACTTTCCAACAGGGTGAAAAAGCCACTTTGCCCCTTGGTATCCACCATGAAATATTTGAGTTCCACTTCGCCAATCTGGCTGCCCCGCAGGCAGCCTTCACTCGCGGGGGATAACACCAAGGTTTGCCCTTGGCTGAACTCTTTGCACAGGGTGGGGCTGATCCAGTAGCCCATGCCGCGTTGGACGCACAACATGCGCCAACCGGTGGAATGCAGCGACCACTCGTCACCCGGGGCCAGGGTCGCTTGCTGGAGAATCAATTGTGGTTGCCAAGTCTTGGGCATATCAAATCGAGGTCATGCTTTCAGTGTGCCTGGTTTCATCTGGGCACCCTTGGTTGTCTGTGATGAATGGTCCCGCAAGGGATGGTGGCTCACTGGCTGGCAAAAGATTTACCAGCCCGGCAGCCAACCTGAGGATCATCAAGGACATCCGCATAGGGACATAATAAGCGCTGGCCTGGGACCGGACTCAAGTTACATTCCCGCAACATTCTGAGCAGAAATGGTTGACGGTGCACGCAAATGCATGAAAAACCCCATTCGTGCGACCTTTGGTGGGTGGCCGAATAGTATCAGCATAAGGCGGTATCCTGCAATCTCCGCAGCACAGGTGGCCATAACGCACGCGCATGAAGCGGCGCTCCACGGGTGAGCAATTCGGGTTAATGCGCCTTGTTTTTTGGCCAGTGCCATTGCCTTGACCTCGGTTCGCCAAGGCTTATCATCGCCTGATGAACGTGAGTCAAAAAGTACGGTCGTTGAACTGCGCCACCGTAATCAAAGGTGATGCTTGTGATGCCAACGAAATTCCTGCCTGCAAATTGCGTTACCTTAAACGCCTTGGTGCGATTGCGCTGGCGGTCGGGTGGTGGGTGGGTGGCGTGCTTCCCTCCCCGGCAGCCAGCCCCAAGCCGCTCGAAGGCGGCGTCCCGCCCCAGCGCATCGAACAAATCAGCGCCATGCTGAGCGAGCAGCCGTTTGCGTTTGGGCCGAAGATCAACGATCGGGAAGCATGGCAACGCCTGGCCGCCCATAAGGCGTTCGCCAAGGTGGTCAAGGATGCCGAGAAAACCCTCGCCACGCCCATGCTGGAAATGACCGAGGAGATTTACATGCTCTTCAAGAAAACCGGCCGGCGCACGGCGGAGTACAACAAGGTGCGCGGCGACCGCTACGGCCGGGTAAGCCGGTTCGCCATGGCTGAATGTATCGAAAACAAGGGCCGGTTCATCAAGCCCCTGGAAGCCGTCTTGCGCGCCATCTGCCAGGAGAAGACCTGGATCTATAACTTCCACGACGGCAGTCTGAATGACTACAGCGGCAAGAAAATTTCGATTGATCTCAGTTCGGTGGATCTGGCCCAGAACCTGGGGGAATGCCTGTACCTGTTGGGCGACCGCCTCAGCCCGGAAACCCGTCAACTGGTCACCGCGAAGTTGCGTGAACGCATCTTTGATCCATATCACAAGGCCGTGGACGGAACCGGGGCGCGCATCGGCTGGATCACTGCGGATATGAACTGGAATTCCGTCTGCCATGCGGGCGTCGTCGCCGCCGCGCTGGCGGTGTGCCCCGACCGCAAGGAGCGGGCCTTCTTTGTGGCGGCGGGGGAAAAGTATTCCGACGACTACCTGCGCGGCTTCGGCGGCGATGGCTATTGCGCCGAGGGCATGGGCTATTGGAACTACGGTTTTGGCAACTATGTCCAGCTATGCGAGTCCGTGTACCAGGCGACCAAAGGCGGCGTGGATATGTATAAACTCCCCGGCGCGCGCGAGGCGGCCCTGTACCCGGTGCGCATCCACCTGATCAACGAGCTGTATCCGGCCTACGCCGATTGCGGGCTCA
Coding sequences within:
- a CDS encoding HAMP domain-containing sensor histidine kinase; translated protein: MIERKKQRSLSTQRRVASTPCPETQFLPYLAQIDLFSEERTETLLSLAKTLEQVEFPAHAVIYAEGDAGEDMFILLKGELNITKHNRFITVLNPIDYIGEMALIENLPRSATVVSATPVRLLRLSGTSFHDYLLSNPHALVKMLQTLSRRIRRDTEQLAREYEKANILIHDMRDRMSAFVLLDFLDDAALPAEARRTLTLLQQVRSDLASMSEEALANAKGLRYCKECGINSLHALVEDVRDTLSHHPDVKGKPIVVESVGAIPDIPFDRVGISRVMTNLVINAGQASQTGSPIVIRLSADRERASIAVTDQGCGIPETIKDKVFLPQFTTKPHGHGLGLASCKEIVEGRHGGALHLVSQEGQGTTFRVALPISRPSNELRG
- a CDS encoding acetylxylan esterase, translated to MNNLETTTSRGNRQWQLMQRWLTTAVCLLAFSAGAAGTPATLPFIINSDEASGIYPSDRDIVFTVKPGEGKTPADLEAALVKIVFNGVEEFKAEKSLAADAITLRVKPGQPGSYRCDVSQPVAGTKSAVVSAGAVVTPAKIAPAIPEPADFDAFWQTRKDALKTKPLSFELKPLSDDQRKHVTRLAEAGYECFDLSIEVPIPGIRPVRGYFARPKNVPAGGCPALLYLRAAGVSGAWCVANPWEAMNRAKEHGVMVLDINAHGIPNDLTKEAYQQLEKGELLDYKFQARTNKNTFYFVGMYLRLLRSVDFLCAQKEWDGRHLIAMGGSQGGGQALAAAGLDDRVSAVSAVVPAMCDLSGILVKRTSGWPNPVGFSAPKDQPEVSAAVSYCDNVNLASRSKAETQIFVGLIDTTCPPQGVFAAYNNLRTVKSILAYPHMGHTSVPKEDLWIGDTPVMQNNFIKRHLEQH
- a CDS encoding MFS transporter yields the protein MDTVTYLKLSAMMFMQFAVWGAWMPVLAARLMGPMKLTGSQTGWIYATLPLASMISPLIAGPLADKYVDTGMIMAFCHAVGAVLLFIAARTTTFKPMFLVMLAYSMLYGATLPLVNSLMFTHLTDPDNQSPGIFIWAPVAWAMIGWVLSGWRNLRKSENDGSDCLKLAACLSVVMTLICLVQPATPPKGGAGVPILKALSMLSEPKFLVFILVSVVVAGTMQFYFLGTARYLTDMGASGKNVPAIMGIAQAAQAVATLVALGALLKAVGPKWTITIGAISWMTLYLVYVMKLPKSIIVSAQVFHGLAYVFFIIGGVIYVNMVAPKEIVNSAQGLLAQVTTGIGLFLGTQLAGISMDRFATNGQVNWSKVFMVPLICTAAGVVALILAF
- a CDS encoding heparinase II/III family protein; its protein translation is MNVSQKVRSLNCATVIKGDACDANEIPACKLRYLKRLGAIALAVGWWVGGVLPSPAASPKPLEGGVPPQRIEQISAMLSEQPFAFGPKINDREAWQRLAAHKAFAKVVKDAEKTLATPMLEMTEEIYMLFKKTGRRTAEYNKVRGDRYGRVSRFAMAECIENKGRFIKPLEAVLRAICQEKTWIYNFHDGSLNDYSGKKISIDLSSVDLAQNLGECLYLLGDRLSPETRQLVTAKLRERIFDPYHKAVDGTGARIGWITADMNWNSVCHAGVVAAALAVCPDRKERAFFVAAGEKYSDDYLRGFGGDGYCAEGMGYWNYGFGNYVQLCESVYQATKGGVDMYKLPGAREAALYPVRIHLINELYPAYADCGLNSKPGMQLMSYINRRYKLGLKEFIVPNFTTAGGGLIGSLMYSCSNSATARPAAAGKEFYEIRSLFDHGGVLNCRPTPGTANRMAVSLKGGHNNEPHNHNDLGSFVVVVGKETLILDPGGEVYTARTFSKDRYLSKLLNSYGHPVPVIAGKLQRPGADAKAIITTKNFTDQTDTYTMDIRSAYEVPELQTLQRTFVYRRAGEGSLTVTDDFAFTTPQTFGSALITYGQWKKLPDGELLFFDKQEAVKVAINTGGVPFEVTSEVITEETHNKAQPTRIGINLTGPKASGKVVFTITPTAAK